In Sporichthyaceae bacterium, a genomic segment contains:
- the dprA gene encoding DNA-processing protein DprA: MSELASERMDQEEREARALLTRIAEPDEPALGGLVARIGAVEVIHVLQSGQAEVPGAAAMRVRLAGAGGAAELAGAERVGIRFVCPGEPEWPAQLDDLGAGRPHGIWVRGPVGWRTALLESVSVVGSRAATGYGVHVATELAATLAEAGWAIVSGCAFGIDVAAHRGALAVSGFTAGVLAGGVDVPYPAAHAALIERIACEGVLLSEAPPGSTPARRRFLTRNRIIAACSRGTLVVEAATRSGAATTARWAEHLGRVLMAVPGPITSAVSAGSNELLRSRHAVPITRAEEVIEALGRLGADLAEPRRGTARAADALEPKLQAVLEALPSRAVVPLGVVGRDCGRPDEEVLPALGELSVLGLVERVDGGWRLTRAARQRGSARSAIGG, translated from the coding sequence GTGAGCGAGCTTGCCAGTGAGCGAATGGACCAGGAGGAGCGCGAGGCGCGGGCCCTGCTGACCCGGATCGCCGAACCCGACGAACCCGCACTCGGCGGCCTGGTCGCCCGGATCGGGGCGGTCGAGGTGATCCACGTGCTGCAGAGCGGGCAGGCGGAGGTGCCTGGTGCGGCGGCGATGCGGGTCCGGCTGGCCGGGGCGGGCGGTGCGGCCGAGTTGGCCGGCGCCGAGCGCGTCGGGATCCGATTCGTGTGCCCGGGGGAGCCGGAGTGGCCGGCCCAGCTCGACGATCTGGGTGCTGGGCGCCCGCACGGGATCTGGGTGCGGGGCCCGGTGGGGTGGCGCACCGCGTTGCTGGAGTCCGTCTCGGTGGTGGGCTCGCGGGCGGCCACCGGCTACGGGGTCCATGTGGCCACGGAACTGGCCGCGACCCTGGCCGAGGCGGGTTGGGCGATCGTCTCGGGTTGTGCCTTCGGGATCGATGTCGCCGCGCACCGGGGAGCGCTGGCGGTCTCCGGGTTCACCGCCGGGGTGCTGGCCGGTGGCGTCGACGTGCCCTACCCGGCGGCCCATGCGGCCCTGATCGAGCGGATCGCCTGCGAGGGCGTGCTGCTCAGCGAGGCGCCCCCCGGTTCGACCCCGGCCCGCCGCAGGTTCCTCACGCGGAACCGAATCATCGCCGCGTGCAGCCGTGGCACGTTGGTGGTGGAGGCCGCGACCCGCAGCGGCGCGGCCACCACCGCGCGGTGGGCCGAGCACCTCGGGCGTGTCCTGATGGCGGTGCCGGGCCCGATCACCTCGGCGGTGTCGGCGGGCAGCAACGAGTTGCTGCGCTCCCGGCACGCCGTCCCGATCACCCGGGCCGAGGAGGTGATCGAGGCGTTGGGCCGGTTGGGCGCGGACCTGGCCGAACCGCGGCGGGGGACCGCGCGGGCGGCCGACGCGCTGGAGCCGAAGTTGCAGGCGGTGCTGGAGGCGCTGCCGAGCCGGGCGGTGGTCCCGCTGGGCGTGGTGGGTCGGGATTGCGGACGTCCCGACGAGGAGGTGCTGCCGGCGTTGGGCGAGCTGTCCGTGCTGGGCCTGGTGGAACGGGTCGATGGCGGTTGGCGCCTGACCCGGGCGGCGCGGCAGCGCGGTTCGGCGCGCAGTGCGATTGGGGGCTGA